The following proteins are co-located in the Myroides profundi genome:
- a CDS encoding SDR family oxidoreductase, with translation MSKIVFITGGSSGIGRSVGEYLTQHGCKVYGTSRNPERVVDSKIPLVRLDVRDTASIQSAIEEVIAIEGKIDVLINNAGVGITGPIEEIPADQILNNFQTNVFGPIEVMKAVLPHMRARKEGLIINVTSIAGYMGLPFRGIYSSSKGALELITEAMRMELKPFNVEVTNVAPGDFATNIAAGRYHAPVLDNSAYKEVYQMSLDMMDEHVDSGGDPIEMAKAIHKVINTSKPKVRYKVGEPLQKFSLILKKILPGKVYEKMLMNHYKIKG, from the coding sequence ATGAGTAAAATCGTTTTTATTACAGGAGGATCTTCTGGTATAGGTAGGAGTGTAGGAGAATATTTGACCCAACATGGGTGTAAAGTATATGGAACAAGTAGAAATCCTGAGAGAGTAGTAGATTCAAAAATTCCTTTAGTACGCTTAGATGTACGCGATACGGCTAGTATTCAATCTGCTATAGAAGAAGTCATTGCGATAGAAGGAAAAATAGATGTATTAATCAATAATGCTGGTGTAGGAATCACGGGACCAATAGAAGAAATCCCTGCTGATCAAATCTTAAATAACTTCCAAACGAATGTATTCGGACCGATTGAAGTCATGAAAGCTGTATTGCCTCATATGCGCGCTAGAAAAGAAGGTTTAATCATTAATGTTACTTCGATAGCAGGATATATGGGATTGCCATTTAGAGGGATCTATTCTTCTTCTAAAGGAGCTTTAGAGTTAATTACAGAAGCTATGCGAATGGAGTTAAAGCCATTTAATGTAGAAGTGACTAATGTAGCACCAGGTGATTTTGCAACTAATATTGCGGCAGGGCGCTATCATGCTCCTGTATTAGACAATTCGGCTTATAAAGAAGTTTACCAAATGTCATTAGATATGATGGATGAGCATGTAGACAGTGGTGGAGATCCAATAGAGATGGCTAAAGCTATTCACAAAGTGATCAATACATCTAAGCCAAAAGTGAGGTATAAAGTAGGGGAGCCTTTGCAGAAATTCTCATTAATCCTCAAAAAAATATTACCTGGGAAGGTGTATGAGAAGATGCTGATGAATCACTACAAGATTAAAGGCTAA
- the fsa gene encoding fructose-6-phosphate aldolase, producing the protein MKFFIDTANLDQIREAEALGVLDGVTTNPSLMAKEGITGAENILNHYKAICEIVEGDVSAEVISVDYEGMIKEGEQLAALNPQIVVKLPMTKEGVKACKYFSSKGIKTNVTLVFSAGQALLAAKAGATYVSPFIGRLDDISTDGLILIEDIRLIYDNYGFETQILAASVRHTMHIVNCAKLGADVMTGPLSAITGLLKHPLTDNGLAQFLADYAKGNK; encoded by the coding sequence ATGAAGTTTTTTATTGACACAGCTAATTTGGATCAAATTAGAGAAGCTGAGGCACTGGGGGTATTAGATGGTGTTACCACTAACCCTTCTTTAATGGCTAAAGAAGGAATCACAGGAGCTGAAAACATTTTAAATCATTACAAAGCTATCTGTGAGATAGTAGAAGGTGATGTAAGTGCAGAGGTTATTTCTGTAGATTACGAAGGGATGATTAAAGAAGGTGAGCAACTAGCTGCACTTAATCCTCAGATCGTAGTAAAATTACCAATGACTAAAGAAGGAGTAAAAGCATGTAAGTACTTTTCTTCTAAAGGAATCAAAACTAATGTAACATTAGTATTCTCTGCAGGGCAAGCTTTATTAGCGGCTAAAGCAGGTGCTACTTATGTGTCTCCATTCATTGGAAGATTAGATGATATCTCTACTGATGGTCTAATATTAATCGAAGATATTCGTCTTATCTATGATAACTACGGATTTGAAACACAAATCTTAGCTGCGTCTGTACGCCATACTATGCACATCGTAAACTGTGCTAAGTTAGGTGCGGATGTAATGACAGGACCTTTAAGTGCTATCACAGGTCTTTTAAAACACCCATTAACTGATAATGGATTAGCTCAGTTCTTAGCTGACTACGCTAAAGGAAATAAATAA
- a CDS encoding DUF6707 family protein, with translation MDLDQMYEAYGNIRQIKTCINRARKGVNFNSTVSLSNLSDLAYWLYIVPNDLKMSLSVCDQIKEVVFAHNFNKWVWIENLSQLGAFINEQLDNKEEREFYVQKVKSPLLAIDEDRVEGYLRTKQRVVNGSLLYHKEISRAVKDKDIKGEIEWRKGQVEKLINIYITGGSEVFTNEELLKEITLSIDEIRRKL, from the coding sequence ATGGATTTAGATCAAATGTACGAAGCCTATGGTAACATCAGGCAGATAAAAACATGTATTAATAGAGCAAGAAAAGGAGTTAATTTTAACTCTACAGTGTCTCTATCTAACTTATCTGATTTGGCCTATTGGTTATATATTGTACCAAATGATTTGAAAATGTCATTAAGTGTATGTGATCAAATAAAAGAGGTTGTCTTTGCTCATAATTTTAATAAATGGGTATGGATAGAGAACCTAAGTCAATTAGGGGCTTTTATCAATGAGCAATTAGATAATAAAGAAGAAAGAGAGTTTTATGTACAGAAGGTGAAGTCTCCTTTATTGGCCATAGATGAAGACAGGGTAGAGGGGTACTTACGTACTAAACAAAGAGTGGTTAATGGCTCTCTTTTATACCATAAAGAAATAAGTAGAGCAGTCAAAGATAAAGACATAAAAGGAGAGATAGAATGGCGAAAAGGACAAGTCGAGAAGCTTATTAATATCTATATTACTGGAGGATCAGAAGTATTTACTAATGAAGAACTGCTAAAAGAAATCACTTTAAGCATAGATGAAATAAGAAGAAAACTATGA
- a CDS encoding ankyrin repeat domain-containing protein, translated as MVSLKDIGTFKTVPPIVNAIITGDIPFLDQYYTEGWDIEKKISLSKYIDESPLDLALIMENFDTVKWLISKGVNLNVKGSPSFLNAVRYCKADIINYLLTHGAKINEINHLKSEAFEQALYGKSYDNLPIIHNLGHTVEKYGGLAFRQAVSDRNYKVLDFFISHNVDINYNKADMVYPFKPTPLCVAARYVDLQMCKYLVKHGADVTLAEKDGMRPYSIALEKGDCEMAEYFKSIEPTDFHNLSNKLPELKPFKLPKVLLEFLQGDNLRIDLPDSDFEYIEFFTLLETVPFKFGRQKLLRLSKQTGDYSHINIVWNPKTKKIACYDIEHQELIDICTFEEFITSPVAQLDKCFC; from the coding sequence ATGGTAAGCTTAAAGGATATTGGAACATTTAAAACAGTTCCGCCTATTGTCAATGCAATTATAACAGGAGATATTCCCTTCTTAGATCAGTATTATACTGAAGGTTGGGATATTGAGAAGAAGATTTCATTAAGCAAATATATTGATGAGTCTCCTTTAGATTTAGCTTTGATCATGGAGAACTTTGATACTGTCAAATGGCTTATTAGTAAAGGAGTGAACTTAAATGTAAAAGGTAGTCCTAGTTTTTTAAATGCTGTACGTTATTGCAAGGCGGATATTATTAATTATCTCTTAACTCATGGTGCTAAAATAAACGAAATAAATCACCTTAAATCCGAAGCTTTTGAACAAGCGCTATATGGCAAATCTTATGATAACTTACCTATTATCCACAATTTAGGACATACCGTAGAGAAGTACGGTGGTCTAGCATTTCGTCAAGCAGTTAGCGATCGCAACTATAAAGTATTAGACTTCTTTATTTCTCACAACGTTGACATCAATTATAATAAAGCCGATATGGTGTATCCTTTTAAGCCTACTCCACTATGTGTAGCTGCAAGATATGTAGACTTACAGATGTGTAAATATCTTGTCAAACACGGTGCAGATGTAACGCTCGCTGAAAAAGATGGTATGCGTCCATACAGTATTGCTTTAGAGAAAGGAGATTGTGAAATGGCGGAGTACTTTAAGTCTATAGAACCTACAGATTTTCATAATCTAAGCAATAAACTCCCTGAACTTAAACCTTTTAAATTACCTAAAGTACTTTTGGAGTTCTTACAAGGAGATAATTTACGCATTGACTTACCTGATTCAGACTTTGAGTATATTGAGTTCTTTACCTTACTAGAGACAGTTCCGTTCAAGTTTGGAAGGCAGAAACTACTTCGCCTTTCTAAACAAACTGGTGATTATAGTCATATAAATATCGTTTGGAATCCAAAGACTAAGAAAATAGCTTGTTATGATATAGAACACCAAGAGCTTATAGATATATGTACTTTCGAAGAGTTTATTACAAGTCCAGTAGCTCAGTTAGATAAGTGTTTTTGTTAG
- a CDS encoding J domain-containing protein produces MNKKESYTILGLEENASLDEIKLAYRKLAKQYHPDRTGGDEFFTNMFRKINQAYENLLSANDFDNNYTTHSTKENNKHKRVIVNPNVEKWIEKRHQLFDFIGYSKEQLDYLKNRKTKRALSLSNILKLAGIALLIAIVFNPYGIEKVTAKPKDILTTKWKTTSKTSLYPSPDSQTHPISELAEGQPLDSIGATKYFFKVQVLNGDNIQTGYVLKRKISK; encoded by the coding sequence ATGAATAAAAAAGAATCATATACTATATTAGGCCTTGAAGAAAATGCTTCTCTTGATGAAATTAAGCTAGCTTATAGAAAATTAGCAAAACAATACCATCCTGATAGAACTGGTGGTGATGAGTTTTTTACTAATATGTTCAGAAAAATTAATCAAGCATATGAAAATCTTCTCTCTGCTAATGATTTCGATAACAACTATACAACACACTCTACTAAAGAAAACAATAAACATAAAAGAGTAATTGTCAATCCAAATGTTGAGAAATGGATTGAGAAACGTCATCAACTATTTGATTTTATAGGCTACTCAAAAGAGCAATTAGACTATTTAAAAAATAGAAAAACAAAAAGAGCTTTATCATTAAGTAATATCTTAAAACTAGCAGGAATTGCCTTACTAATTGCCATTGTCTTCAACCCTTACGGAATAGAAAAAGTAACAGCTAAACCGAAAGATATATTAACTACAAAATGGAAAACAACTTCTAAAACTAGCTTATATCCTTCTCCTGATAGTCAAACACATCCTATAAGTGAATTAGCAGAAGGACAACCTTTAGATAGTATAGGCGCTACTAAGTATTTCTTTAAGGTTCAGGTTCTGAATGGAGATAATATACAAACTGGCTATGTCTTAAAACGCAAAATAAGTAAATAA